CTTTAAGCGAGATATTGACTTTTTTTTGGATAAATTAACCAAGCAGGCTCAACAGCAAGCAAAGGAAGCCGAGCAAGAACTGGAGCGGGTAGAAGCGATCGCCGTGAACAGTTCCTACGCCACCATTGTTCTGCTGATAGTGATGGTATTAGGCATCTTTTGGCTGGTTTTGCGTCCCACAATCCAATCGCTCAAACAACTTCAGGAAGGAGCTAATGAGATTGGCATGGGTAATTTGTCCCATCGGATGGAAATCCATACCCAGGATGAAATTGAGCAGCTATCCCAGGCGTTTAACCAGATGGCAGAACGTTTGGGAATTTCTCAAGCTACAGTACGACAAAAGTTAGAGGAAATAGAAGTTGCTCGCGCCGCCGCCGAAACTGCCAACCGAGCGAAGAGTCAGTTTCTCGCCAATATGAACCACGAATTACGAACCCCGCTCAATGGCATCCTGGGTTATGCTCAAATCCTCCAAAATGACCCTGGAACTACTGCTAAACAGATGAAAGGATTAGGAGTAATTCAACAATGCGGTTCCCACCTACTCACTCTCATCAACGACATTCTGGATTTATCCAAATTGGAAGCGCAAAAAATGGAACTCTATCCTCAGGATTTCCACCTAGCAAACTTCCTTGCCACCACCGTAGATATTTGCCGCGTCAAAGCCGACCAAAAGGGTGTGGAGTTTCATTATCAACCAGCTGCAAACCTACCCACTGCTGTGTCTGCCGACGACAAGCGACTGCGACAAGTGTTATTGAATTTGCTCAGTAATGCCATCAAATTTACCGACTTTGGCACCGTCACCTTCCGAGTTGAACCCGTCAATGAAGCCAACGAAACCGTTGCAACCCAAAGAATTCGCTTCAAAATTAAAGACACTGGTATTGGCATTGCCCCAGAAAAACTAGGCAATATTTTCTTACCCTTTGAACAAGCTGGTAAGCGCGATCGCAACAGTGAAGGTACTGGATTGGGACTTGCCATCAGTCAACAAATTATCGAGAAAATGGGCAGCAGCATTCAAGTTGAGAGTCAGCTTGGTCAAGGAAGTGTTTTTTCCTTTGAAGTAGACTTGCCACCGGCTTCTAATTGGACAGTTGGGCAAGCGATCGCCAATCAAAAAGTGATCGGTTACGAAGGTGAACGACGCAAAATCTTGGTAATTGATGATTATCAAGAAAATCGTCTCGTGGTCATCAGTATGCTAGAACCACTAGGCTTTAAGCTCGCAGAAGCTAGGGATGGAAAAGAGGGTT
The Calothrix sp. 336/3 DNA segment above includes these coding regions:
- a CDS encoding ATP-binding protein gives rise to the protein MKISTKFVGFSVALVGAIALISGGSTLWRNHIQETTHERYTQAQRRIQAATLVQNRLYAEILELKDHILFRNIDEEKEDEFDVGVEEALDLLESVVSTPEIKYIRARQEIFEELEENLIEGINKGATTTPIEIKADFRAINGFKRDIDFFLDKLTKQAQQQAKEAEQELERVEAIAVNSSYATIVLLIVMVLGIFWLVLRPTIQSLKQLQEGANEIGMGNLSHRMEIHTQDEIEQLSQAFNQMAERLGISQATVRQKLEEIEVARAAAETANRAKSQFLANMNHELRTPLNGILGYAQILQNDPGTTAKQMKGLGVIQQCGSHLLTLINDILDLSKLEAQKMELYPQDFHLANFLATTVDICRVKADQKGVEFHYQPAANLPTAVSADDKRLRQVLLNLLSNAIKFTDFGTVTFRVEPVNEANETVATQRIRFKIKDTGIGIAPEKLGNIFLPFEQAGKRDRNSEGTGLGLAISQQIIEKMGSSIQVESQLGQGSVFSFEVDLPPASNWTVGQAIANQKVIGYEGERRKILVIDDYQENRLVVISMLEPLGFKLAEARDGKEGLDMAMQMQPDLIITDVHMSVMDGLEMTRRLRQLSEFATIPIIASPATLSQVDMQDSLDAGCNSFFPKPMELNGLLVEIQRFLQLQWIYETLAEPVPAVAIASDENKLVLPPAAELTALYNAAQGGFMTDIQQEANRIKQLSPEYVVFANRVLELSQQFDDEGILRLLETR